In one Nocardioides sp. NBC_00368 genomic region, the following are encoded:
- a CDS encoding flavin monoamine oxidase family protein, producing MTTHDVIVVGAGVTGLTAAWRLAQAGQDVLVLEARDRVGGRLRTEAHGAPGAEADFEIGGQWVSPDQDALLGILDELELPTYPRFREGESLYVDSTGVAHRFGDELPVGESTSAAIAQLTKTLDALAGAMDPARPWELDDADHLDSVSFRAWLEQQCDDPVAIDNIALYIGPAMLTKPAHSFSALQAVQMAASAGSFSNLVDADVILDRRVVGGLQRVPLALAERLGDRVRLGQDVTHIEWDEDGAVVHVGTEIHAARRLVLAVPPTLVKRIRFSPELPAEHRIAREHQSFGLVIKVQAQYATPFWRADGLSGTGFAPWQLVHEVYDNTPEGEPRGTLVGFVSDERADAVGRLSEEERRRRVLESLASYFGDAALQPLTYVESDWQHQELTGGAYGTSFDLGGLTRWGAVLREPLGPIEFGSSDVAGHGFQHVDGAVRVGDEIAGRILTVAT from the coding sequence ATGACCACCCACGACGTGATCGTGGTCGGCGCCGGCGTGACCGGCCTGACCGCGGCCTGGCGACTGGCCCAGGCGGGCCAGGACGTGCTCGTCCTGGAGGCGCGCGACCGCGTCGGCGGCCGCCTGCGCACCGAGGCGCACGGCGCCCCCGGAGCCGAGGCCGACTTCGAGATCGGCGGCCAGTGGGTCTCGCCGGACCAGGACGCCCTGCTCGGGATCCTCGACGAGCTCGAGCTGCCGACCTACCCGCGCTTCCGCGAGGGGGAGTCCCTCTACGTCGACAGCACTGGTGTCGCACACCGCTTCGGTGACGAGCTCCCGGTCGGGGAGTCCACCTCGGCCGCGATCGCGCAGCTGACCAAGACGCTCGACGCGCTGGCCGGCGCGATGGACCCGGCCCGGCCGTGGGAGCTCGACGACGCCGACCACCTCGACAGCGTCTCCTTCCGTGCCTGGCTCGAGCAGCAGTGCGACGACCCGGTCGCCATCGACAACATCGCCCTCTACATCGGGCCGGCGATGCTGACGAAGCCCGCGCACTCGTTCTCCGCGCTCCAGGCGGTGCAGATGGCCGCCAGCGCGGGGTCCTTCAGCAACCTGGTCGACGCCGACGTGATCCTGGACCGCCGGGTCGTCGGTGGCCTGCAGCGGGTCCCGCTCGCCCTCGCGGAGCGGCTGGGAGACCGGGTCCGGCTCGGCCAGGACGTCACGCACATCGAGTGGGACGAGGACGGTGCCGTCGTCCACGTCGGCACCGAGATCCACGCCGCGCGCCGGCTGGTCCTCGCGGTCCCGCCGACCCTGGTCAAGCGGATCCGGTTCAGCCCGGAGCTCCCCGCCGAGCACCGGATCGCCCGCGAGCACCAGTCCTTCGGTCTGGTGATCAAGGTCCAGGCGCAGTACGCCACGCCCTTCTGGCGTGCCGACGGCCTCAGCGGCACCGGCTTCGCGCCGTGGCAGCTGGTCCATGAGGTCTACGACAACACCCCCGAGGGCGAGCCGAGGGGCACCCTGGTCGGCTTCGTCTCCGACGAGCGCGCCGACGCCGTCGGCCGGCTCTCCGAGGAGGAGCGGCGTCGCCGCGTGCTGGAGTCGCTGGCGTCCTACTTCGGGGACGCCGCGCTGCAGCCGCTCACCTACGTCGAGAGTGACTGGCAGCACCAGGAGCTGACCGGCGGTGCGTACGGGACGAGCTTCGACCTCGGCGGGCTGACGCGCTGGGGCGCCGTGCTGCGCGAGCCGCTCGGGCCGATCGAGTTCGGCAGCAGCGACGTCGCCGGTCACGGCTTCCAGCACGTCGACGGGGCCGTACGTGTCGGGGACGAGATCGCGGGACGCATCCTCACGGTTGCAACGTGA
- a CDS encoding adenylate kinase, whose translation MRLLLMGPPGAGKGTQAAVIAERFAVPAISTGDIFRANVAEQTALGVAAQAYMDAGEYVPDEITNAMVADRLAGGDCADGFLLDGYPRTPQQVAELDAILDRVGVGLDAVVLLEADTDELVGRLLARSQEQGRADDTESVVRRRLEVYAAETGPLADHYAERDLLARVDGLGQVHEVTERILTVLTSAAAQRTATSAP comes from the coding sequence ATGCGCCTCCTCCTCATGGGACCGCCCGGTGCCGGCAAGGGCACCCAGGCTGCCGTCATCGCCGAACGCTTCGCCGTACCGGCGATCTCGACCGGCGACATCTTCCGGGCCAACGTCGCCGAGCAGACCGCGTTGGGGGTGGCGGCACAGGCCTACATGGACGCGGGCGAGTACGTGCCGGACGAGATCACCAACGCCATGGTCGCCGACCGGCTCGCCGGCGGTGACTGCGCCGACGGTTTCCTCCTCGACGGCTACCCGCGCACGCCGCAGCAGGTGGCCGAGCTCGACGCGATCCTGGACCGCGTCGGCGTCGGACTCGACGCGGTGGTGCTGCTCGAGGCCGACACCGACGAGCTGGTCGGCCGCCTGCTCGCCCGGTCCCAGGAGCAGGGTCGCGCCGACGACACCGAGTCGGTGGTCCGCCGGCGGCTCGAGGTGTACGCCGCCGAGACCGGTCCGCTCGCCGACCACTACGCCGAGCGCGACCTGCTCGCACGGGTGGACGGCCTCGGCCAGGTCCACGAGGTCACCGAGCGGATCCTGACCGTGCTGACGTCGGCGGCCGCTCAGCGGACGGCGACCTCGGCGCCGTAG
- a CDS encoding LysR family transcriptional regulator → MDLRLLRYFVATADAGSATRAAEVLHVTQPVLSRQLRQLEAGLGVPLFAREGRRLRLTRTAEDLLPRARDLLAHADDLERAVGVLASGRLDELHLAVPSTTLTDVLAPFLATLGPDDPVAMVREIDPRGAAAAVRAGADLAIVTRPPGRSLASHALAVLPVWAYVRPDDPWAARGAVDVRDLVTRPLVLLTEDLRPRPLLDAATEDAAVGYGDVLEVSNAQVAQALAASGRGVAVVSDDPRFGLVPLHIEAPAGRVRIRLYAAWDPQHHAAEAIAALAERLSAFCVERYGAEVAVR, encoded by the coding sequence ATGGATCTGCGCCTGCTGCGCTACTTCGTCGCCACTGCCGACGCGGGCTCCGCGACCCGCGCCGCCGAGGTGCTGCACGTGACCCAGCCGGTCCTGTCCCGACAGCTGCGCCAGCTCGAGGCCGGCCTGGGCGTGCCGCTGTTCGCCCGGGAGGGGCGACGGCTGCGGCTCACCCGCACGGCCGAGGACCTCCTCCCCCGCGCCCGCGACCTGCTCGCGCACGCGGACGACCTCGAACGAGCCGTCGGCGTGCTCGCCTCCGGGCGGCTCGACGAGCTGCATCTCGCGGTCCCGTCCACGACGCTCACCGACGTGCTCGCGCCGTTCCTGGCGACCCTGGGACCCGACGACCCGGTCGCGATGGTCCGTGAGATCGACCCGCGCGGCGCGGCTGCCGCCGTCCGGGCCGGCGCAGACCTGGCGATCGTCACCCGGCCGCCGGGCCGGTCCCTGGCCTCCCACGCCCTCGCCGTGCTGCCGGTGTGGGCCTACGTCCGGCCCGACGACCCGTGGGCGGCGCGAGGCGCCGTGGACGTACGCGATCTGGTGACCCGACCGCTCGTGCTGCTCACCGAGGACCTGCGGCCCCGGCCCTTGCTGGACGCAGCGACCGAGGACGCCGCCGTGGGCTACGGCGACGTCCTCGAGGTGTCCAACGCCCAGGTCGCGCAGGCGCTCGCTGCGTCGGGCCGCGGGGTCGCGGTCGTCTCCGACGACCCGCGCTTCGGGCTCGTGCCGCTGCACATCGAGGCGCCGGCCGGGCGTGTCCGGATCAGGCTGTACGCGGCCTGGGACCCCCAGCACCATGCCGCCGAGGCCATCGCCGCCCTGGCCGAGCGCCTCTCGGCCTTCTGCGTCGAGCGCTACGGCGCCGAGGTCGCCGTCCGCTGA
- the gabT gene encoding 4-aminobutyrate--2-oxoglutarate transaminase — protein MTELSTLEQSRLLRTPLPGPRSQELMARKVAAVSQGVATTMPVFAARAAGGIVEDVDGNRFIDLGSGIAVTTVGSSAARVVDAVSEQVAAFTHTCFMVTPYEGYVAVAEQLARLTPGDHDKRTALFNSGSEAIENAVKIARSFTGKDAVVVFDHAYHGRTNLTMAMTAKNMPYKHGFGPFAGEVYRAPMSYPFRDADEIDGKLAAARATSLIETQVGAENLAAVVIEPVQGEGGFIVPAPGFLAALAEWCRANDVIFVADEVQSGFGRTGTWFAVEHDGVVPDLVVSAKGIAGGLPLSAVTGRADVMDAVHPGGLGGTYGGNPLACAAALAVIETIEAEDLLTRARQIETRLLGRLRDLQKNDPRIGDVRGRGAMIAAEFVDPATGDPDGAVAKAVAAYAHSQGVITLTCGTWGNVIRFLPPLSISDELLDDALDVLTTALEETK, from the coding sequence ATGACCGAGCTCTCCACCCTCGAACAGTCCCGCCTCCTGCGTACGCCCCTGCCCGGCCCGCGCTCCCAGGAGCTCATGGCCCGCAAGGTCGCGGCCGTGAGCCAGGGCGTGGCCACCACCATGCCCGTCTTCGCCGCCCGCGCGGCAGGCGGGATCGTCGAGGACGTCGACGGCAATCGCTTCATCGACCTCGGCTCCGGCATCGCGGTGACCACCGTCGGCTCCAGCGCCGCCCGGGTCGTCGACGCGGTCTCGGAGCAGGTCGCCGCCTTCACCCACACCTGCTTCATGGTCACGCCCTACGAGGGCTACGTGGCCGTCGCCGAGCAGCTCGCCCGGCTCACCCCCGGCGACCACGACAAGCGCACCGCGCTGTTCAACTCCGGCTCCGAGGCCATCGAGAACGCGGTCAAGATCGCCCGCTCGTTCACCGGCAAGGACGCCGTCGTGGTCTTCGACCACGCCTACCACGGGCGCACCAACCTCACCATGGCCATGACCGCGAAGAACATGCCCTACAAGCACGGCTTCGGGCCGTTCGCCGGCGAGGTCTACCGGGCCCCGATGTCCTACCCGTTCCGCGACGCCGACGAGATCGACGGCAAGCTCGCCGCGGCCCGGGCGACCTCCCTGATCGAGACGCAGGTCGGGGCCGAGAACCTCGCGGCCGTCGTGATCGAGCCGGTCCAGGGCGAGGGCGGCTTCATCGTCCCGGCCCCCGGCTTCCTCGCCGCGCTGGCGGAGTGGTGCCGCGCCAACGACGTGATCTTCGTGGCCGACGAGGTGCAGTCCGGCTTCGGCCGCACCGGCACCTGGTTCGCCGTCGAGCACGACGGCGTCGTCCCCGACCTCGTGGTCAGTGCCAAGGGCATCGCCGGCGGCCTGCCGCTCTCCGCGGTGACCGGTCGCGCCGATGTCATGGACGCCGTCCACCCCGGCGGCCTGGGCGGCACCTACGGCGGCAACCCGCTGGCCTGCGCCGCCGCGCTCGCCGTGATCGAGACCATCGAGGCCGAGGACCTGCTCACCCGGGCCCGCCAGATCGAGACGCGCCTGCTGGGCAGACTCCGCGACCTGCAGAAGAACGACCCGCGCATCGGTGACGTACGTGGCCGGGGAGCGATGATCGCCGCCGAGTTCGTCGACCCGGCCACCGGCGACCCCGACGGCGCGGTCGCCAAGGCGGTCGCCGCCTACGCCCACAGCCAGGGCGTCATCACCCTGACCTGCGGCACCTGGGGCAACGTCATCCGCTTCCTGCCGCCGCTGAGCATCTCCGACGAGCTGCTCGACGACGCCCTGGACGTACTCACGACCGCACTGGAGGAGACCAAGTGA